A window from Carassius gibelio isolate Cgi1373 ecotype wild population from Czech Republic chromosome B3, carGib1.2-hapl.c, whole genome shotgun sequence encodes these proteins:
- the LOC127952151 gene encoding zinc finger protein 883 isoform X4, whose translation MDFIKEESEENTSEPETWRIKHEEPETWRIKQEEPETWRINHDEPETWRIKQEEPETCEIKHEEPETWRIKQEEPETWRIKQEEPETCQINHEEPETWRIKHEEQGELIEEKEENEESNEVEEKNHFKTGGKPMSCTQTKQKDLKKKRVKKSFTCTQCGKRFTHKTGFERHMRIHTGAKPFSCDQCGKCFKQSANLKRHMNIHTGEKQHSCDQCGKMFLWVSLLKKHLKDHAEEEPHPSHLCGKRFLHLQSFKVHKKTHTADTEYMCFECEKTFSSVSSLKQHQRIHTGEKPYKCSHCDKRFSQSSNLKRHERIHTGEKPYKCSHCYKRFSDSASLKKHERIHTGEKPYKCSHCDERFSDLSSLKRHESIHTSKKPYKCSHCDKRFSDSASLERHERIHTGEKPYKCSQCDERFSQSSILKTHERIHTGEKPYKCSHCDKRFSQSANLKTHESIHTGKKPYKCSHCDKRFSVSSSLKKHERIHTGEKPYKCSHCDERFSQSSNLKSHEMIHTGVKPYKCSHCDKRYSQSANLKAHESIHTGEKPYKCSHCDKRFSVSSSLKKHESVHTGEKPYKCSHCDKRFSDSSNLKKHERIHTGEEPYHCTVRGKHLI comes from the exons atggaTTTTATTAAAGAAGAGAGTGAAGAGAATACaagtgaaccagaaacctggagaataaaacacgaggaaccagaaacctggagaataaaacaggaggaaccagaaacctggagaataaaccatgatgaaccagaaacctggagaataaaacaggaggaaccagaaacctgcgaAATTAAacatgaggaaccagaaacctggagaataaaacaggaggaaccagaaacctggagaataaaacaggaggaaccagaaacctgccaAATAAACcatgaggaaccagaaacctggagaataaaacacgaggaacaaggag agttAATTGAAGAAAAAGAGGAGAATGAAGAATCAAATGAAGTTGAGGAGAAAAATCATTTCAAAACTGGAGGAAAACCAATGAGTTGCActcaaaccaaacagaaagatttaaagaaaaaaagagtcaagaaatctttcacctgcactcagtgtggaaagagattcaCACACAAAACAGGTTTTGAGcgtcacatgagaattcatactGGAGCAAAACCATTCtcttgtgatcagtgcgggaagtgTTTCAAACAATCCGCAAACCTGAAGagacacatgaacatccacactggtgAGAAGCAGCACTCATGTGATCAATgcggtaaaatgtttttatgggttTCACTTCTGAAGAAACACTTAAAAGATCATGCAGAGGAGGAGCCACATCCAAGTCATTTGTGTGGtaagaggtttttgcatctgcaAAGTTTTAAAGTACATAAGAAAACACATACTGCTGATACagagtacatgtgctttgagtgtgaaaagacttttagtTCAGTGAGCAGTTTAAAACAGCaccagaggatccacactggagagaaaccttataagtgttcacactgtgacaagagattcagtcagtcatcaaatctgaaaagacatgagaggatccacactggagagaaaccttataagtgttcacactgttacaagagattcagtgattcggcaagtctgaaaaaacatgagaggatccacactggcgagaaaccttataagtgttcacactgtgacgagAGATTTAGTGATTTGTCaagtctgaaaagacatgagagtaTTCACACTAGcaagaaaccttataagtgttcacactgtgacaagagattcagtgattcagcaAGTCTGGaaagacatgagaggatccacactggcgagaaaccttataagtgttcacaatgtgacgagagattcagtcagtcatcaattctgaaaacacatgagaggattcacactggagagaaaccttataagtgttcacactgtgacaagagattcagtcagtcagcaaatctgaaaacacatgagagtaTTCACACTGGcaagaaaccttataagtgttcacactgtgacaagcgATTCAGtgtttcatcaagtctgaaaaaacacgagaggatccacactggcgagaaaccttataagtgttcacactgtgacgagagattcagtcagtcatcaaatctgaaatcacatgagatgatccacactggagtgaaaccttataagtgttcacattgtgacaagaGATACAGTCAGTCAGCAaatctgaaagcacatgagagtattcacactggagagaaaccttataagtgttcacactgtgacaagagattcagtgtgtcatcaagtctgaaaaaacacgagagtgttcacactggagagaaaccttataagtgttcacactgtgacaagagattcagtgattcatcaaatctgaaaaaacacgagaggattcacactggagaggaACCGTATCACTGCACTGTACGTGGGAAGCATTTAATTTAG